From a region of the Leishmania major strain Friedlin complete genome, chromosome 32 genome:
- a CDS encoding putative protein kinase → MGGGLSKSQLNVHYQGATEAESTYIVTKTDPDGNGVSAASATKPLSVVDAQCAGKATEPSRDGVAVSAAAAAAAPRKEEARGLGTAPARAGSAFDGVGDNHGTNSATSAVDDNGSPIPIRSGGGHVGYICLSDIIGDKDSRSKYIKISSIGRGAYGEAYMVKRNPDYDAAARPMVEAQIQSNALANPTQPNGLYVAKVMDLRAMMSQDRQYAQTEIMCLAHTHHFAIIRYYEHYVLDSDDETVVIVTELADHGDLRRNLYSGSVVRPFLEAGSQATTGGNAGTTNSGMLLTEREAGTYFVQLLLALHHISARRMIHRDIKSANVLLTSRGFLKLGDFGFSQKYESTVSSETIAGTFLGTPYYLSPEMWKGKRYGKKADVWAAGVVLYEMLMGGRRPFEAAGLPELRMCVLQEEFTPPTGPPTSGTADVNSQEGGQAKFSNDMRELLVAIFQKAPEKRPSAEELLHKPVMQHYLYVFEKYVHSLISYDAAALAANPAMDRQGLYFTDPADQAMVLQGIAEGKAAIQKVAKRTIAESASTCFEGVVYKNNHNGVWKERYLLLDGTTLTISLSKGKEAVGGGERSKRVLLSSIKSVSPCEVEDVHVRVVNAESPSDGYKPPYAFAIAMLSSNSIIFGVASAEELDHWMQALMRALQID, encoded by the coding sequence ATGGGCGGCGGGTTGTCAAAGAGCCAGCTCAATGTCCACTACCAAGGTGCGACAGAAGCGGAGAGCACTTACATTGTCACTAAAACGGACCCCGACGGCAATGGCGTAAGTGCCGCCTCAGCGACGAAGCCGCTGTCTGTCGTGGACGCGCAGTGTGCAGGAAAGGCCACCGAACCCAGTAGAGATGGCGTCGCCGtatcggcagcagcggcggcggcagcaccgcgcaaagaggaggcgagggggcTCGGCACCGCCCCAGCAAGAGCCGGAAGTGCCttcgacggcgtcggcgacaaCCACGGCACGAactccgccacctcggcggtGGACGACAACGGCTCACCCATTCCCATCCGAAGTGGCGGGGGCCATGTCGGTTACATCTGTCTGAGCGACATCATCGGGGACAAGGACAGCCGCAGCAAGTATATCAAGATCAGCTCCATCGGCAGAGGCGCCTACGGAGAGGCGTACATGGTGAAGCGCAACCCGGACTACGACGCGGCTGCACGGCCCATGGTGGAGGCGCAGATTCAAAGCAATGCGCTGGCGAACCCGACACAGCCAAATGGGTTGTATGTGGCGAAGGTTATGGACTTGCGCGCTATGATGTCGCAAGACCGGCAGTACGCACAGACCGAAATTATGTGcctggcgcacacgcatcacTTCGCCATCATCCGCTATTACGAGCACTACGTGCTCGACAGCGATGACGAGACGGTGGTGATCGTGACAGAGCTTGCGGATCACGGCGACCTGCGCCGCAACTTGTACAGCGGCTCCGTGGTGCGTCCATTTCTTGAGGCGGGCAGCCAAGCCACAACAGGCGGCAATGCTGGCACTACTAATTCTGGGATGCTGTTGACGGAGCGAGAGGCGGGCACATACtttgtgcagctgctgttggCCCTGCATCACATCTCTGCGCGTCGCATGATCCACCGCGACATAAAGAGTGCCAACGTGCTGCTTACCTCTCGCGGCTTCCTCAAGCTTGGCGACTTTGGCTTCTCCCAGAAGTACGAGAGCACTGTCAGTAGTGAGACAATCGCCGGCACATTTCTCGGCACCCCGTACTACCTCTCGCCAGAGATGTGGAAAGGAAAGCGTTACGGCAAGAAGGCGGACGTCTGGGCGGCCGGCGTTGTGCTGTACGAAATGCTAATGGGTGGGCGCCGTCCTTTCGAGGCTGCCGGCttgccggagctgcgcatgtgcgtgctcCAGGAAGAGTTTACTCCACCTACGGGCCCACCGACGTCAGGGACGGCCGACGTGAACAGCCAGGAGGGCGGGCAGGCAAAGTTTTCCAACGACATGCGCGAGCTACTCGTCGCCATTTTTCAGAAGGCGCCCGAGAAGCGTCCGAGtgcggaggagctgctgcacaagcCTGTCATGCAGCACTACCTCTATGTTTTTGAAAAGTATGTCCATTCTCTTATCAGCTACGATGCGGCGGCACTTGCGGCAAACCCGGCGATGGACCGGCAGGGACTCTACTTTACCGACCCGGCGGATCAGGCAATGGTTCTGCAGGGCATTGCGGAGGGGAAGGCGGCCATTCAAAAAGTGGCGAAGCGTACGATCGCTGAGAGTGCCTCGACGTGTTTCGAGGGCGTCGTGTACAAGAATAACCACAACGGTGTCTGGAAGGAGCGGTATCTGCTGCTCGATGGAACCACCCTCACAATTTCCCTGTCCAAGGGCAAGGAGGCcgtgggcggcggtgagcgTAGCAAACGAgtgctgctctcctccatcAAGTCAGTGAGCCCGTGTGAGGTGGAGGACGTGCACGTACGTGTCGTGAACGCCGAGTCTCCTAGCGATGGGTACAAGCCACCTTACGCCTTTGCCATTGCGATGCTTAGCTCCAACTCTATCATCTTTGGGGTTGCTAGTGCTGAGGAGCTGGACCACTGGATGCAGGCACTCATGCGTGCCCTGCAAATCGATtaa